The stretch of DNA ccctcccagtctgatccttgctgcatgcccggagatcactcccacagcgcgctgccccgagattactgcagtggagacgagagggcccctcccagtctgatccttgctgcatgcccggagatcactcccacagcgcgctgccccgagattactgcagtggagacgagagggcccctcccattctgatccttgctgcaagcccggagatcactcccacagcgcgctgccccgagattactgcagtggagacgagagggcccctcccattctgatccttgctgcatgcccggagatcactcccacagcgcgctgccccgagattactgcagtggagacgagaggtcccctcccagtctgatccttgctgcatgcccggagatcactcccacagcgcgctgccccgagattactgcagtggagaccagagggcccctcccagtctgatccttgctgcatgcccggagatcactcccacagcgcgctgccccgagattactgcagtggagacgagagggcccctcccagtctgatcgttgctgcatgcccggagatcaaccccacagcgcgctgccccgagattactgcagtggagacgagagggcccctcccagtctgatccttgctgcatgcccggagatcactcccacagcgcgctgccccgagattactgcagtggagacgagacggTCACTCACCTCTTTGCGGACTGTGGGCTGGCGAAgatctgtggagaaagatgcaAGGGTCTGTTCCATGGCAGCTGCGTGACTGAAGGCTCACTGATCCTCGGGCTGGTCCCAGGACGCGAAGGAAAACGGACAGCGattgctgctggaagatcatcaactcgggGAAAGACACTCTAAACGTTTTGGCCTGCCATCACACCGAGATGTCcggagagcaggggttcccaacctggggtccacggttaCTGGTATTGGACTTTGGCATTAAAAAAAGTTTCGGAACTGCTTTCGTCCGGGAATACTGCCGACTGACACATTGCGACTGAACTACAGGGATTCTCTACACTGGACAGAGAGAGGCCGGGTTGGCTGAGGAAGCCTCACAGTTATTGTAGTAGTGAACGACCCCAGGGGGGCACATGGCTTCTCCTTTCAGCGCAGGACTTCAATCGTCTTCCGACCGCAGGGATGGGGCCTTTTGAGATTCAGCTGACGTTTTTGTCGCactgggtttttacgggatggtTTACCAGCCATATGGCCATGTGGTGGACAGTCACGGTACTGCAGGGGGTCATTCCCCGGTTCTACAGCGCGCGTTGTGGACAATCGCGGTACTGCAGGGGATCTGCAGCTCCCGGAAGTGAAAGTTTTCTGACTCAGGAAGTGCtgggagttaacatggcttcgaaaggaccGGTCGAGAGTTTAACAGAGGAGGCaatttgtcccatctgcctggatttcttcaccgatccggttatactggagtgtggacacaacttctgtcgctcttgtatcacacggtattgggaaagggagcagagaaactcctgcccggaatgtagagaggtgattgctgaccgcaccctcagggtgaacCGGGCAttagcaaatctggctgaaaaagctcgaaatctaaacctgaatcggaaagggaaggaaagtgaacgtcactgcgaggaacatgaggaagaactgaagctgttttgtgaaacggacaagacactgatctgtctGATCTGTAGAGACGCGCAGGAACACCGAGAACACCGCTTCATGCCGATTAAGCAAGCTGTTAAAATCTGCAAGGTAAAAACTAACGTTAATTTAACACTTACCATATTTCCTTTCTCCTACATAACATCACACGAGCCTCCATAACCagaacatcattctctgcaacttccgcatCTCCAACGGGATTCTAGCATCTCTCCGTCCCACAGCCCACCGCAGCACCCCGAACTCTCCGCTCTCTATACGGATCGCTCCCCGTACTGTATCGCCCTGATCCACTcgctcctccccactgatctccctcctggcacagacacctgcaagcgggacaagtgctacacccgacccctaacctcctccctcgtcaccattcagggccgcaaacagcccaGTTCCTCCCGTTTCTTCCATGGTCGATTATCCTCTCggattagattccttcttctccagtcatttgcctcttccacctgtcccctcccagcttctcacttcatcaccctcccccacgttccccctcacgttgtctcaaccgtcacctgtcagctggttctcaTCCACAAACTTATTATTCTGtcttctgtcccattccttcccagtcctgatgacgggtctcatcccgaaacaccgactggttatttcccctgaatagatgctgtctgactcactgagttcctctggcattttgtgtgataatcggggttgatcacctgtttcttttgaagcatctttgtttctatttccttcactctctgacttccaggatcagctaaaatcttccttagactctctcacaaaaaagaaatcagacttccaggaaaaggagcagcaacagaaagagaagatttccggagttcgggtgaggcttcctgagcggaatttctgatattactgtcgagttttgctccatttaatgcagaatagccgagtatcgcagctccagtgacctgggttcgatcctgacctctgctgctgtctgtgtggagtttgcatgctgtcCCTGTGGCCATGACAGTTTCAGACACATTCCAAGGACATGCTGGATGAATAGTTAACTACAATTAACCCtgtgaaggtgggggagggtgtatGTGAATCCGGTAGGAGTTAATGGGTCATTGAGGGAGAATAGGTTTCAGGAATACGTGAGGAAATGGTGTTGACGGGAATGTCTCAGAAGTAGTATGGACCTGAATGGACCGAATGGTCACTTTTATGTCATAAGGAAATACAACACAGCAATGCGGTAAACTAATCTTCACCTTTCATTCAACAGAAACAGTcacacagccttcagtcccacatcacatcccagtttgctgaactgcgccagattatcactgagaaagagcagagtttactcagggatctcagggaagaagagaagaggattctcaaccCAATGGAGAAAAATGTTCGGGACATTCAACAGAATATCAGGTTTATTCAGGAGGATATCTTGAAGCTAAAGGAGAAGATGGATCAAAAAGATGgtgtgatatttctcaaggtgagTGATTAAATTTGAATTTGTTTCTGTCACATTGAACTAATTGATTCTACCAAATCAATTGCCGCTGTTGGTGTCCTCACACAGAGTTTTCTCCTTGCATGACAAACCTCCAATCACTCCGCAAATGGCATTCTAAAATGTTGGAGACAGATATTCGATCATTTATCAGCAACATACAATCTTTAAGCGATGAATTTTCAGCATAATTAATTGTAAATTAAACTGCAATGAATCAGTCAACGACgtggacagtaagtccaagtctaatcagatttgtgtttttatttatttcaggaggaagctcatCGGAACAGGAGGTAGGACATGCTCTTTACTGAAACCCTGCGCAGATTTGTAAAATAGTTCAAAAATTCCAGTTTATCACCAGCAGTTT from Hypanus sabinus isolate sHypSab1 unplaced genomic scaffold, sHypSab1.hap1 scaffold_1390, whole genome shotgun sequence encodes:
- the LOC132386918 gene encoding zinc-binding protein A33-like isoform X1, whose protein sequence is MASKGPVESLTEEAICPICLDFFTDPVILECGHNFCRSCITRYWEREQRNSCPECREVIADRTLRVNRALANLAEKARNLNLNRKGKESERHCEEHEEELKLFCETDKTLICLICRDAQEHREHRFMPIKQAVKICKDQLKSSLDSLTKKKSDFQEKEQQQKEKISGVRKQSHSLQSHITSQFAELRQIITEKEQSLLRDLREEEKRILNPMEKNVRDIQQNIRFIQEDILKLKEKMDQKDGVIFLKEEAHRNRRINDNIQELSVTDEALPVGKFDHPYLLNTVLRGKLDTMKRVSVTLDVGTAGLELEVSEDRKSVRGTGTWRNLPDTGKRFTHCPFVLGSKGFTSGRHYWEVEVTGNRFWWLGVAAESVERKRRVSLSPETGFWVIRRDYDVLHRDGDVLHRDCDVFYGLPSPETRLAACPIPGRVGVYLSYESGTVSFYNAETKSHLHTFTGNKFTGKLYPFFATWDRNQWLRICSGSAPGL